The Ischnura elegans chromosome 13 unlocalized genomic scaffold, ioIscEleg1.1 SUPER_13_unloc_2, whole genome shotgun sequence genome segment ccttcaacgaaggtccggcgcgaaagggttaatatgcctagatttttttgcaattcttaAGATACATATagatcttataaccatagatagattatgggggtttacataaattaaagCCGCTGAAAAGGCcataatcacgaaaaaaaagtgaaataattctgGCTGATAAATCGGCCCcaggcagttttcgctcaaccagcgagggccgatgtATCTGTTGGCTGTAAAAAggttaattgaataaataatgagtACATACATAATTATCTCACCTGAGACAGCATTCTGGTCTGTGCACAACACTACTATGTCGGTGGAGTATATTGAGAAACAATTTCGTCTTCCGAGGGGCTGCAATCTGGCATTGGTAATGACGGCAGAATGGGGAGTGGCGTCGATTCTTCCAGCATTTCATGGGCTATCTGTGCATCAGGTTTTTCGCTTGTTTTTACGGTCTGCAGAGTTTCTTCAAGACCCAAATCGGCAGCATCTTTGGGGTcactaaaaatatatcaatttattcATTACCAAAACACTACCATGATGCTAGCAAGAAGATGGGTTAAAACATTGAATTATCAATATCAGcaataaaattagtttgaaacaaGCGAGCAATCACCTTGTCACCAGAGCTTTTTTCCTGTAGAATATGTGCTTCCTCTTCTTCGATTTGTACATGTAAGTACCTGGTTTTTTCttctttctgtggatttgcttCTCCAAAACTTGATCGTTGGCACACTATCAAGAAAAATGTTAGTTCccttttgaaattaaattccaCACAGCAGGGCATTTCCCTGAAAATGTCAgctttttctctcaaatcaaCATTTAGgtccgtattcttagtcgaccctacatatccgtccctaatagcattattaaaagttttctaaTTATCCTTCcattcaaatagtttttaaatatttttgaaagcatTACAGTTAGGAGGTTAACCTGGGAGTAATTCTGTCACATGTTAATtctgggcatatttagaaggcatTTAGACAATTAATTTGTTTCTGAAAATGAACATCACCTTCATTAGTGTTTTTTGATCAtgttagaagttttgcaatttttttctattttacaattttatcgaactaTAGTAGAACTTCTTCGGTACAtttttgaagggaccacaaaaaatgaaggTTCTATCCAAGAGAACATGCTAACCAgggaaatatttaatagaaatagGGGTAATTGGAATCCGTGGAAAAGTAATCATAACTACAATTACTGTCTTACAACTACAATTTCGTCTTCTGAGGGGCTGCAATCTGGCATTGGTAATGACGCTAGAATGGGGAGTGGCGTCGATTCTTCCAGCATTTCATGGGCTATTTGTGCATCAGGTTTTTCGCTTGTTTTTACGGTCTGCAGAGTTTCTTGAGGACCCAAATCTGCAGCATCTTTGGGGTcactaaaaaatatatcaatttgttcattaccaaAACACTACCACAATGCTCGTTATGCGATGGGTTAAAAAATTGAGTCATCAATatcagcaataaaattatttttaaacaagcgAACATTACCTCTTCTCCGGAGCTTTATTCCTGTAGCCGTGGAATATGCGCTTCCTCTTCTTTGATTTGTACATGTAGGTACCTGGTTTTTTCTTCTTTCTAGGTAATTGATTCCCCAAAACTTGATCGTTGGCACACTATCAAGAAAAATGATAGTTcccttttgaaattaaattgcaGGGAATTTCCATGATAATGTCAgctttttctctcaaatcaacatttaggcccgtattcttagaaGACCccacatatccgtccctacataacaataACAAGAGGGGCCCCTACATGCATTTCAAAGTcaaccctacataagtggtgagtggtaattccgtcgtcaacttCTCTGAGTGACTTACATGATGGCACAGTGCCagttttccactctggttgcgtAGTGAGATCTAACcatgaaactaagaaaaaaacGTCCGATAATTTTTGGGCGCATTGTTAGGGAAACGGCACAAGGTAAATAAGCAATCGGTGTCATCTGCCAAAACAGACTTCACCAAAAgacaaacctatcgtaaacttcattactcctaccatgaactaCGAAGTAACTGactatatagaattgattgactggaatgtagtcaaactatctactctaCCTCTTCTTAGGAGAATAATTACTactgaagaaatagcttccttcattgaatcaggcgataaacaagattgggatattataacttcccatatcgcacgcaagcaatggagcc includes the following:
- the LOC124172645 gene encoding uncharacterized protein LOC124172645 isoform X2 — protein: MGDCDIRGMCRLCLCKCDNLVEIFVLGECHGYYAAEVIQDLLQIEVSLVDGFPQCVCAECLDKLTDFKVFKDKCLKSRSTFQQMLQRKIEQAEQKDLQDVQVDVLPMVCSIKEEPQESEIVEIPVEPEVSINEEPNECANDQVLGNQLPRKKKKPGTYMYKSKKRKRIFHGYRNKAPEKSDPKDAADLGPQETLQTVKTSEKPDAQIAHEMLEESTPLPILASLPMPDCSPSEDEIVVCANDQVLEKQIHRKKKKPGTYMYKSKKRKHIFYRKKALVTSDPKDAADLGLEETLQTVKTSEKPDAQIAHEMLEESTPLPILPSLPMPDCSPSEDEIVSQYTPPT